In one Magallana gigas chromosome 7, xbMagGiga1.1, whole genome shotgun sequence genomic region, the following are encoded:
- the LOC105336453 gene encoding ferric-chelate reductase 1 isoform X2: MPRKWTPILSTLSAGIILLSQICQAQAAAKFTQDPKCGSTKGCYTDCAQSCTFEVAWEDKGTAVTFTIRYDLESKTDVWAAIGISEDMKMGSDNVVECHYESGTVIAKRSQNTGKMNIAAEQTGLQQTQGSVADGVLTCGFDIQKSAINLDADSYLFFANGPIFPKQINGKSMHSHIPKISPSMVDFQSAQVIGGTAIQLLIKVHGLLMISAWIAFASIGVVLARYYKPMWAERKLLGEKVWFQIHRTLMILTLLFVISAFVVIFVHAEGWSQFSDDEEYKKAHPYLGVIVTALTFINPLMALFRPHPDDQYRFVFNWAHWFVGTVARILAVITIFIGVTLSEAGAPEYVIYILAAYVAYQLFIELVMEFHECCVVRANTGKGTAYEMKNISDPGSETPAAVNRGRKFKNVMIGLHTVVIAGFTVAILVSVA; encoded by the exons ATGCCAAGGAAGTGGACCCCCATTCTTTCAACTCTGAGTGCAGGCATCATTTTGTTGAGCCAGATTTGTCAGGCACAAGCA GCTGCTAAGTTTACCCAGGACCCTAAATGTGGAAGCACCAAAGGTTGCTACACTGACTGTGCGCAAAGCTGCACCTTTGAAGTGGCGTGGGAGGATAAAGGGACAGCTGTGACCTTCACCATTAGGTATGACCTTGAGTCTAAGACAGATGTGTGGGCTGCTATCGGAATATCAGAGGATATGAAAATG ggCAGTGATAATGTGGTGGAATGCCATTATGAATCGGGAACTGTGATAGCAAAGAGATCACAAAATACTGGCAAAATGAATATCGCAGCT GAGCAGACAGGCCTTCAGCAGACACAGGGCTCAGTAGCTGATGGCGTCCTCACCTGTGGCTTTGATATACAGAAATCAGCCATTAATCTGGATGCTGATTCATACCTTTTCTTTGCCAATGGGCCGATTTTTCCAAAGCAAATCAATG GTAAAAGTATGCACTCCCACATCCCCAAGATCTCCCCCAGCATGGTCGACTTCCAGTCAGCCCAGGTGATCGGGGGGACTGCCATCCAGCTCCTGATTAAGGTGCACG GGTTACTGATGATATCGGCCTGGATCGCCTTTGCCAGTATTGGGGTGGTGCTGGCCAGGTATTATAAACCTATGTGGGCAGAAAGGAAATTATTGGGGGAGAAGGTCTGGTTTCAG ATACATCGCACCCTGATGATCCTGACTCTGTTGTTTGTGATATCTGCCTTTGTGGTCATCTTTGTTCATGCAGAAGGATGGAGCCAG TTTTCAGATGACGAGGAATACAAGAAAGCACACCCATACCTTGGGGTCATTGTCACAGCCTTGACCTTTATCAAT CCCTTAATGGCCTTGTTTCGCCCCCACCCTGATGACCAGTACAGATTTGTGTTTAACTGGGCTCATTGGTTTGTTGGGACTGTTGCTCGGATTCTGGCAG TGATAACTATTTTTATTGGAGTGACTTTGTCAGAAGCTGGAGCACCAGAATATGTGATATATATCCTGGCAGCCTATGTGGCCTACCAGCTATTTATAGAACTGGTCATGGAGTTTCATGAATGCTGTGTTGTCAGGGCAAATACTG GTAAAGGAACAGcctatgaaatgaaaaatatatcagaCCCTGGTTCAGAAACCCCAGCAGCTGTTAACAGG GGAAGGAAATTCAAGAATGTTATGATTGGACTTCACACAGTGGTGATTGCTGGCTTTACAGTGGCTATTCTGGTCAGTGTGGCTTAG
- the LOC105336453 gene encoding ferric-chelate reductase 1 isoform X1 — protein MPRKWTPILSTLSAGIILLSQICQAQAQAAKFTQDPKCGSTKGCYTDCAQSCTFEVAWEDKGTAVTFTIRYDLESKTDVWAAIGISEDMKMGSDNVVECHYESGTVIAKRSQNTGKMNIAAEQTGLQQTQGSVADGVLTCGFDIQKSAINLDADSYLFFANGPIFPKQINGKSMHSHIPKISPSMVDFQSAQVIGGTAIQLLIKVHGLLMISAWIAFASIGVVLARYYKPMWAERKLLGEKVWFQIHRTLMILTLLFVISAFVVIFVHAEGWSQFSDDEEYKKAHPYLGVIVTALTFINPLMALFRPHPDDQYRFVFNWAHWFVGTVARILAVITIFIGVTLSEAGAPEYVIYILAAYVAYQLFIELVMEFHECCVVRANTGKGTAYEMKNISDPGSETPAAVNRGRKFKNVMIGLHTVVIAGFTVAILVSVA, from the exons ATGCCAAGGAAGTGGACCCCCATTCTTTCAACTCTGAGTGCAGGCATCATTTTGTTGAGCCAGATTTGTCAGGCACAAGCA CAGGCTGCTAAGTTTACCCAGGACCCTAAATGTGGAAGCACCAAAGGTTGCTACACTGACTGTGCGCAAAGCTGCACCTTTGAAGTGGCGTGGGAGGATAAAGGGACAGCTGTGACCTTCACCATTAGGTATGACCTTGAGTCTAAGACAGATGTGTGGGCTGCTATCGGAATATCAGAGGATATGAAAATG ggCAGTGATAATGTGGTGGAATGCCATTATGAATCGGGAACTGTGATAGCAAAGAGATCACAAAATACTGGCAAAATGAATATCGCAGCT GAGCAGACAGGCCTTCAGCAGACACAGGGCTCAGTAGCTGATGGCGTCCTCACCTGTGGCTTTGATATACAGAAATCAGCCATTAATCTGGATGCTGATTCATACCTTTTCTTTGCCAATGGGCCGATTTTTCCAAAGCAAATCAATG GTAAAAGTATGCACTCCCACATCCCCAAGATCTCCCCCAGCATGGTCGACTTCCAGTCAGCCCAGGTGATCGGGGGGACTGCCATCCAGCTCCTGATTAAGGTGCACG GGTTACTGATGATATCGGCCTGGATCGCCTTTGCCAGTATTGGGGTGGTGCTGGCCAGGTATTATAAACCTATGTGGGCAGAAAGGAAATTATTGGGGGAGAAGGTCTGGTTTCAG ATACATCGCACCCTGATGATCCTGACTCTGTTGTTTGTGATATCTGCCTTTGTGGTCATCTTTGTTCATGCAGAAGGATGGAGCCAG TTTTCAGATGACGAGGAATACAAGAAAGCACACCCATACCTTGGGGTCATTGTCACAGCCTTGACCTTTATCAAT CCCTTAATGGCCTTGTTTCGCCCCCACCCTGATGACCAGTACAGATTTGTGTTTAACTGGGCTCATTGGTTTGTTGGGACTGTTGCTCGGATTCTGGCAG TGATAACTATTTTTATTGGAGTGACTTTGTCAGAAGCTGGAGCACCAGAATATGTGATATATATCCTGGCAGCCTATGTGGCCTACCAGCTATTTATAGAACTGGTCATGGAGTTTCATGAATGCTGTGTTGTCAGGGCAAATACTG GTAAAGGAACAGcctatgaaatgaaaaatatatcagaCCCTGGTTCAGAAACCCCAGCAGCTGTTAACAGG GGAAGGAAATTCAAGAATGTTATGATTGGACTTCACACAGTGGTGATTGCTGGCTTTACAGTGGCTATTCTGGTCAGTGTGGCTTAG